A genomic region of Trifolium pratense cultivar HEN17-A07 linkage group LG3, ARS_RC_1.1, whole genome shotgun sequence contains the following coding sequences:
- the LOC123918049 gene encoding serpin-ZX: MDLRESITNQTNVSLSIANHIFSKQSHQDKNIVLSPLSLQVVLSIIAAGSEGPTQQQLLEFLQSKSTDHLDSFASQLVSVVLSDAAPAGGPLLSFADGVWVEQTLSLLPSFKQIVSTDYKANLSSVDFITRAVEVTKEVNLWAEKETNGLIKEILPPDSVNSQTKLVFTNALYFKGEWNEKFDASKTEDYDFHLLNGSSIKVPFMTSKKKQFIRAFDGFKVLGLPYKQGGDKRQFSMYIFLPDEKDGLSTLVEKVSSESELLGHKLPLNKVEVGDFQIPKFKISFGLETSDILKELGVALPFSGGGLTKMVDSTMGQSLYVSDIFHKSFIEVNEEGTEAAAATAATVLLRGLPTRLDFVADHPFLFIIREDLTGTIIFVGQVLNPLVE; this comes from the exons CGTCTTATCTCCACTGTCCCTCCAAGTTGTTCTCAGCATCATCGCTGCTGGTTCTGAGGGTCCCACACAACAACAGCTTCTCGAATTTCTCCAATCCAAATCCACCGATCATCTTGACTCCTTCGCTTCTCAGCTCGTTTCCGTCGTCCTCTCCGACGCTGCCCCTGCCGGTGGACCTCTCCTCTCTTTCGCCGATGGTGTCTGGGTTGAACAAACCCTTTCTCTTCTACCTTCCTTCAAACAAATCGTATCCACTGATTATAAGGCCAATTTGTCTTCGGTTGATTTCATAACCAGG GCCGTTGAAGTGACTAAAGAAGTGAATCTATGGGCTGAAAAAGAGACAAATGGACTTATTAAAGAAATTCTTCCTCCAGACTCCGTCAACAGCCAAACCAAGCTCGTCTTTACTAATGCTCTGTACTTTAAAGGAGAATGGAATGAGAAGTTTGATGCTTCGAAAACAGAAGACTATGATTTTCATCTTTTGAATGGTAGTTCGATTAAGGTTCCGTTCATGACTAGCAAGAAGAAACAGTTTATTAGAGCTTTTGATGGTTTTAAAGTTCTTGGTCTTCCTTATAAGCAAGGCGGAGATAAACGTCAATTTTCTATGTACATTTTTCTTCCAGATGAAAAAGATGGGCTATCAACTTTGGTTGAGAAGGTGTCTTCTGAATCCGAGTTACTAGGACACAAGCTTCCTCTTAATAAAGTAGAAGTAGGTGACTTCCAGATTCCAAAATTCAAGATTTCGTTTGGGCTTGAAACTTCTGATATTCTGAAGGAGCTAGGAGTGGCTTTACCTTTTTCTGGTGGAGGTTTGACAAAAATGGTGGACTCTACTATGGGTCAAAGCCTTTATGTTTCTGACATATTTCACAAATCTTTCATTGAAGTAAATGAAGAAGGCACTGAAGCTGCTGCGGCCACTGCTGCAACTGTACTATTAAGAGGACTTCCAACTCGACTAGATTTTGTAGCTGACCACCCTTTCTTATTTATAATTAGAGAAGATTTGACCGGAACAATCATCTTTGTTGGACAGGTGTTGAATCCTCTTGTTGAGTGA